One window of Solwaraspora sp. WMMA2056 genomic DNA carries:
- a CDS encoding ABC transporter ATP-binding protein, which produces MSDKAADQPAIEVHGLRKSYGGSAAVDGVDLSVQRGEVFALLGPNGAGKTTTVEILEGYRRRDAGEVRVLGVDPDPGTPQWRSRIGIVLQGTGEFDELTVGEVVAHFAAFYPAPDDPATVIDRVGLSAKAKARTHTLSGGQKRRLDVALGIVGRPELLFLDEPTTGFDPEARREFWELIRALAAGGTTILLTTHYLDEAEALADRVGVIAAGRLVEVAPPAELGGRRDALATVSWRTADGTTRHEQSATPTALIADLAARFDGEVPGLTVTRPTLEDVYLRMIGHK; this is translated from the coding sequence ATGAGCGACAAGGCGGCGGACCAGCCGGCCATCGAGGTACACGGACTCCGCAAGTCCTACGGCGGATCGGCGGCGGTGGACGGGGTCGACCTGAGCGTCCAGCGCGGCGAGGTCTTCGCCCTGCTCGGCCCGAACGGCGCCGGCAAGACCACCACAGTGGAGATCCTGGAGGGCTACCGCCGCCGCGACGCCGGCGAGGTCCGGGTGCTCGGCGTCGACCCCGACCCCGGTACGCCGCAGTGGCGCTCCCGCATCGGCATCGTGCTGCAGGGCACCGGCGAGTTCGACGAACTTACCGTCGGCGAGGTCGTCGCACACTTCGCCGCCTTCTACCCGGCGCCGGACGACCCGGCGACGGTGATCGACCGGGTCGGCCTGTCCGCCAAGGCGAAGGCCCGCACCCACACCCTCTCCGGCGGGCAGAAACGCCGCCTCGACGTGGCGCTCGGCATCGTCGGCCGCCCCGAACTGCTCTTCCTCGACGAACCGACGACCGGCTTCGACCCGGAGGCGCGACGCGAATTCTGGGAACTGATCCGGGCACTCGCCGCCGGCGGCACCACGATCCTGCTGACCACCCACTACCTCGACGAGGCGGAAGCCCTCGCCGACCGGGTCGGGGTGATCGCCGCCGGCCGGCTCGTCGAGGTGGCACCGCCGGCCGAGCTGGGCGGCCGACGCGACGCCCTGGCCACCGTCTCCTGGCGTACCGCCGACGGGACGACGCGGCACGAGCAGAGCGCGACGCCGACGGCGCTGATCGCCGACCTGGCCGCGCGCTTCGACGGCGAGGTCCCCGGCCTGACCGTCACCCGCCCCACCCTGGAAGACGTCTACCTGCGGATGATTGGACACAAGTGA
- a CDS encoding DivIVA domain-containing protein, translating to MRELWRRWQVRRQRRTMATTPPASWPAGGATGVYRAPGNPAGRNQRGSAYRPIRPWQVRSHRFPTVPRRGGGRGLDPGEVAAFLDRVAHDLGIVYAELERTWEQNDRIKDALRRWQSAQATPTRHGVYQAGARR from the coding sequence ATGCGTGAACTGTGGCGCCGGTGGCAGGTCCGCCGGCAACGACGCACCATGGCGACCACACCACCGGCCAGCTGGCCCGCTGGCGGCGCCACCGGCGTCTACCGGGCACCTGGCAACCCCGCCGGCCGCAATCAGCGCGGGTCGGCGTACCGGCCGATCCGGCCCTGGCAGGTCCGCAGCCACCGCTTCCCGACGGTCCCCCGGCGCGGCGGCGGCCGGGGCCTCGACCCCGGCGAGGTCGCCGCGTTCCTCGACCGCGTCGCCCACGACCTTGGCATCGTGTACGCCGAGCTCGAACGCACCTGGGAGCAGAACGACCGGATCAAGGATGCGTTGCGCCGCTGGCAGTCCGCCCAGGCAACGCCCACGCGGCACGGCGTCTACCAGGCCGGCGCGCGCCGGTGA
- a CDS encoding polysaccharide deacetylase family protein has protein sequence MRSRSTALAVATAVAVVGLGAIVVGLVTTGDGATEAPAVAGTVGPAPSTGGPGDGTGTPLPPSATPSPTPSAPPGPAEQPGATRPGTRPPVVDHGPRSGNLVALTFDADMTEGMRYSLRSGEVRSYANLAIVELLEREQVPATFFLTGMWVEEYPDLTRRLAANPRFELANHTYDHAAFTADCYGLPQVPANAMTADVAKTFDVIAPYGGRQTRYFRFPGLCHDGAALAALAPLGLTVVDGDVISGDPFATAWQPVVDAVLSGVRPGSVVVLHVTEANAAMTDEALPHILAGLRDRGLTPATLSEVLAGQPASEVLAGQRRLTASGTSGRPALPRRPGSRPAPAGAVVAPGRPSRWPACSG, from the coding sequence GTGCGTTCACGTTCGACGGCTCTGGCGGTGGCGACGGCGGTGGCCGTCGTCGGCCTCGGCGCGATCGTCGTCGGCCTGGTCACCACCGGCGACGGCGCGACCGAGGCCCCGGCCGTGGCCGGCACCGTCGGTCCGGCACCGTCGACCGGCGGTCCGGGCGACGGCACCGGTACGCCGCTCCCGCCGTCAGCCACACCGTCCCCCACGCCGTCGGCACCGCCCGGCCCGGCCGAGCAGCCCGGCGCTACCCGACCCGGGACCCGCCCGCCCGTCGTCGACCACGGGCCGCGCAGCGGCAACCTGGTCGCGTTGACCTTCGACGCGGACATGACCGAGGGGATGCGCTACAGCCTGCGCAGCGGCGAGGTCCGCTCGTACGCGAACCTGGCCATCGTCGAGTTGCTGGAACGCGAGCAGGTGCCGGCGACCTTCTTCCTCACCGGCATGTGGGTCGAGGAGTACCCCGACCTGACCCGCCGGCTGGCCGCCAACCCCCGGTTCGAGCTGGCGAACCACACGTACGACCATGCCGCCTTCACCGCCGACTGTTACGGCCTGCCGCAGGTGCCGGCGAACGCGATGACCGCCGACGTGGCGAAGACCTTCGACGTGATCGCACCGTACGGCGGCCGGCAGACCCGGTACTTCCGCTTCCCCGGCCTGTGCCACGACGGGGCGGCGCTGGCCGCGCTCGCCCCGCTCGGGCTGACCGTGGTCGACGGCGACGTGATCAGCGGCGACCCGTTCGCCACCGCCTGGCAGCCGGTCGTCGACGCCGTGCTGTCCGGCGTGCGGCCCGGCTCGGTGGTGGTGCTGCACGTCACCGAGGCCAACGCCGCGATGACCGACGAGGCGTTGCCGCACATCCTGGCCGGGTTGCGGGACCGGGGGCTGACCCCGGCCACCCTGTCGGAGGTGCTGGCCGGACAGCCGGCGTCGGAGGTGCTGGCCGGACAGCGCCGGCTCACCGCCAGCGGAACAAGCGGGCGGCCAGCACTCCCGCGCCGACCAGGTAGCCGACCAGCACCAGCAGGTGCAGTGGTCGCACCGGGCCGCCCGTCCAGGTGGCCTGCATGCTCTGGCTGA
- a CDS encoding ABC transporter ATP-binding protein: MSVIEVEHLHKRYGDLVAVDDVSFTVDEGEIFGVLGRNGAGKTTTVECALGLRRPDRGSVRVLGLDPQRDGATLRERLGAQLQESQLPERMKVWEALELYSSFYRQPADWRELLDLLGLSSRHDARFGQLSGGQKQRLSVALALVGNPQVAFLDELTTGLDPAARRDTWSLIESVRNRGVTLVLVTHLMEEAERLCDRVAVIDAGRVVAVDTPAGLAASVDAGQRIRFVVDRPLDPALLAGLPQVTAVTVDGREIVVDGTADLLFAVVAALSRHGVTPRELRMQQATLDDAFLALTGGHR, encoded by the coding sequence ATGTCCGTCATCGAGGTCGAACACCTGCACAAACGGTACGGCGATCTGGTCGCGGTGGACGATGTGTCGTTCACCGTCGACGAGGGGGAGATCTTCGGCGTCCTGGGGCGCAACGGCGCCGGCAAGACCACCACAGTGGAGTGCGCTCTCGGGCTGCGTCGGCCGGACCGGGGCAGCGTACGGGTGCTCGGCCTGGACCCGCAGCGCGACGGCGCGACACTGCGCGAACGGCTCGGTGCCCAGTTGCAGGAGAGCCAGCTGCCGGAGCGGATGAAGGTCTGGGAGGCGTTGGAGCTGTACAGCTCCTTCTACCGTCAGCCGGCCGACTGGCGGGAGCTGCTCGACCTGCTCGGCCTGTCGTCGCGACACGACGCCCGGTTCGGCCAACTCTCCGGCGGGCAGAAACAGCGGCTGTCGGTGGCGCTGGCCCTGGTCGGCAACCCCCAGGTGGCGTTCCTCGACGAGTTGACCACCGGGTTGGACCCGGCGGCCCGCCGGGACACCTGGTCGCTGATCGAGTCGGTCCGCAACCGGGGAGTCACCCTGGTGCTGGTCACCCACCTGATGGAGGAGGCGGAGCGGCTCTGCGACCGGGTCGCGGTGATCGACGCCGGTCGGGTGGTCGCCGTCGACACCCCGGCCGGGCTGGCCGCCAGCGTCGATGCCGGGCAGCGGATCCGCTTCGTCGTGGACCGGCCGCTGGACCCGGCGCTGCTGGCCGGCCTGCCGCAGGTCACGGCGGTCACCGTGGACGGGCGCGAGATCGTCGTCGACGGTACGGCGGACCTGCTGTTCGCGGTGGTGGCGGCGTTGTCGCGCCACGGCGTGACCCCACGTGAGCTGCGGATGCAGCAGGCCACCCTGGACGACGCGTTCCTGGCACTGACCGGAGGCCACCGATGA
- the nucS gene encoding endonuclease NucS: MRLVIARCAVDYVGRLSAHLPPATRLLMVKADGSVSIHADDRAYKPLNWMSPPCRLTESPGVWRVVNKAGEELRITIEEIIHDTSYDLGVDPGLRKDGVEAHLQELLAANPTTFGDGFTLVRREYMTAIGPVDLLCRDGAATVAIEVKRRGEIDGVEQLTRYLELLNRDPLLAPVAGIFAAQEIKPQARVLAEDRGIRCVVVDYDKLRGIERDELTLF; this comes from the coding sequence GTGCGGCTGGTGATTGCGCGGTGTGCGGTGGACTACGTCGGTCGACTCTCGGCGCATCTGCCGCCGGCGACCCGACTGCTGATGGTCAAGGCGGACGGGTCCGTGTCGATCCACGCCGACGACCGAGCCTACAAGCCGTTGAACTGGATGAGCCCACCGTGTCGGCTGACCGAGTCGCCCGGTGTCTGGCGGGTGGTGAACAAGGCCGGCGAGGAGCTGCGGATCACCATCGAGGAGATCATCCACGACACCTCGTACGATCTCGGCGTCGACCCGGGGCTGCGTAAGGACGGCGTGGAGGCCCACCTGCAGGAGCTGTTGGCGGCCAACCCGACCACCTTCGGGGACGGGTTCACCCTGGTCCGGCGGGAGTACATGACCGCGATCGGCCCGGTCGACCTGCTCTGCCGCGACGGTGCCGCCACCGTCGCGATCGAGGTCAAGCGGCGGGGCGAGATCGACGGCGTCGAGCAGCTCACCCGCTACCTGGAACTGCTCAACCGGGATCCGCTGCTCGCCCCGGTGGCCGGCATCTTCGCCGCTCAGGAGATCAAGCCCCAGGCCCGGGTCCTCGCCGAGGACCGGGGCATCCGCTGCGTGGTCGTCGACTACGACAAGCTGCGGGGCATCGAACGTGACGAGCTGACCCTGTTCTGA
- a CDS encoding ABC transporter permease, translating to MTRVGPARLGLRQGKLEIRQFMRSRESVVFTMAFPVIMILIFASIFTGEITDGVRFTQYFITGMIATGLMTVGFQSLAIQIPIERDRGVLKRLRGTPMPKWVYFAGKVIMVAVIGFAETVLLLAVATLLFDLQLPDTAFKWFTLGWVSVLGITACTLCGIAFSSLARSGRSASAVATPVSLILQFTSGVFFVFTALPGWMQQIAALFPLKWMCQGLRSVFLPEAFGTQEPGGSFELGMVALVLGIWCVIGLVLCLTTFRWTTKRDG from the coding sequence GTGACGCGGGTCGGCCCGGCGCGGCTGGGGCTGCGGCAGGGCAAGCTGGAGATCCGGCAGTTCATGCGCAGCCGTGAGTCCGTCGTCTTCACGATGGCCTTCCCGGTCATCATGATCCTGATCTTCGCGTCGATCTTCACCGGGGAGATCACCGACGGCGTACGGTTCACCCAGTACTTCATCACCGGCATGATCGCCACCGGGCTGATGACCGTCGGCTTCCAGAGCCTGGCCATCCAGATCCCGATCGAGCGCGACCGGGGCGTGCTCAAGCGGCTGCGCGGCACCCCGATGCCGAAATGGGTCTACTTCGCCGGCAAGGTCATCATGGTCGCCGTGATCGGCTTCGCCGAAACGGTGCTCCTGCTGGCCGTCGCGACCCTGCTGTTCGACCTGCAACTGCCGGACACCGCGTTCAAGTGGTTCACCCTGGGCTGGGTGTCGGTGCTCGGCATCACCGCCTGCACGCTCTGCGGCATCGCCTTCTCGTCGCTGGCGAGGAGTGGGCGCAGCGCGTCGGCGGTGGCCACCCCGGTCTCGCTGATCCTGCAGTTCACCTCCGGCGTCTTCTTCGTCTTCACCGCGCTGCCCGGCTGGATGCAGCAGATCGCCGCGCTGTTCCCGCTGAAGTGGATGTGCCAGGGGCTGCGCTCGGTCTTCCTGCCGGAGGCGTTCGGCACCCAGGAGCCGGGCGGCTCGTTCGAGCTCGGCATGGTCGCGCTGGTGCTCGGCATCTGGTGCGTCATCGGCCTGGTGCTCTGCCTGACCACGTTCCGCTGGACCACCAAACGCGACGGCTGA
- the murA gene encoding UDP-N-acetylglucosamine 1-carboxyvinyltransferase encodes MSDRVRILHRTGSAGVGTTSSSAAEDDLTPAVEGGGVPVVEGDLISVTGGSRLVGSVPVEGAKNSALKLMAAALLAPGRTVIDNVPRITDIAIMADVLRGLGCEVTVTAAGAELAGSRATGSPRASTVTIDVPAAPGCRPDVDLVRRLRASICVLGPLLARCGQVRVAHPGGDAIGSRGLDMHVAGLARMGADITGENGLVVASAARGLHGATICLDFPSVGATENLVMAAVLADGITEIDNAAREPEIVDICAMLTAMGAQIDGAGTATLRIEGVPELQPVRHATIGDRIVGGTWAFAAAMTRGDVTVHGVDPAFLEVALDKVADSGASVEATDDGFRVRMDRRPRAVDVVTLPFPGFATDLLPMAIGLAAISEGASLVTENIFDGRFGFVDELLRLGADIKTDGHHAVVRGRERLVGARVTATDIRAGAGLVIAGLCADGVTEIADVHHIDRGYPNYVADLRALGVLVRRYGG; translated from the coding sequence ATGAGCGACAGGGTACGGATTCTGCACCGCACCGGCAGCGCCGGTGTCGGGACAACGTCGTCCTCGGCGGCCGAGGACGACCTCACCCCGGCAGTCGAGGGCGGCGGTGTCCCGGTGGTCGAGGGCGACCTCATCTCGGTCACCGGCGGAAGTCGGCTGGTCGGCTCGGTGCCGGTGGAGGGGGCGAAGAACTCGGCCCTGAAGCTGATGGCCGCGGCGCTGCTGGCACCGGGCCGGACCGTGATCGACAACGTGCCCCGGATCACCGACATCGCCATCATGGCCGACGTGCTGCGCGGACTCGGCTGCGAGGTCACGGTGACCGCCGCCGGTGCGGAACTCGCCGGCTCGCGGGCCACCGGCTCGCCCCGGGCCAGCACGGTGACAATCGACGTACCGGCGGCCCCCGGCTGCCGACCCGACGTGGACCTGGTGCGGCGGCTGCGGGCGTCGATCTGCGTACTCGGGCCGTTGCTGGCCCGGTGCGGGCAGGTCCGGGTCGCGCATCCCGGCGGCGACGCGATCGGCTCCCGTGGGCTCGACATGCACGTGGCCGGCCTGGCCCGGATGGGCGCCGACATCACCGGGGAGAACGGCCTGGTCGTGGCCTCCGCTGCGCGCGGGCTGCACGGCGCGACGATCTGTCTGGATTTCCCCAGCGTCGGTGCGACCGAGAACCTGGTGATGGCGGCGGTGCTCGCCGACGGGATCACCGAGATCGACAACGCGGCGCGGGAGCCGGAGATCGTGGACATCTGCGCGATGCTGACCGCGATGGGGGCGCAGATCGACGGTGCCGGTACGGCGACCCTGCGGATCGAGGGCGTACCGGAGTTGCAGCCGGTGCGCCACGCCACGATCGGGGACCGCATCGTCGGCGGGACGTGGGCCTTCGCCGCCGCGATGACCCGGGGCGACGTCACCGTCCACGGGGTCGATCCGGCGTTCCTGGAGGTCGCCCTGGACAAGGTGGCGGACTCCGGAGCCAGCGTCGAGGCGACCGACGACGGCTTCCGGGTACGGATGGACCGCCGGCCGCGCGCCGTGGACGTCGTCACCCTGCCGTTCCCGGGCTTCGCGACCGACCTGCTGCCGATGGCGATCGGGCTGGCGGCGATCAGTGAAGGGGCCTCCCTGGTGACCGAGAACATCTTCGACGGCCGGTTCGGCTTCGTCGACGAGTTGCTACGGCTCGGTGCCGACATCAAGACCGACGGCCACCATGCCGTGGTGCGGGGCCGCGAACGGCTGGTCGGGGCGCGGGTCACCGCCACCGACATCCGGGCCGGCGCCGGGCTGGTGATCGCCGGACTCTGCGCCGACGGGGTGACCGAGATCGCCGACGTGCACCACATCGACCGTGGCTACCCGAACTACGTCGCCGACCTGCGCGCGCTCGGGGTGCTGGTGCGGCGGTACGGCGGCTGA
- a CDS encoding ABC transporter ATP-binding protein: protein MTGLGISTSGLTIRYGDTVAVDSLDLTLAPGKIYGLLGRNGSGKTSLLAVLAAFRQASSGTVQVGGADPFENAAIMSQIAFVRDRVDAQDTDRVSCILDLAATLRPNWDAGYAERLIERFDLPRRKRLNALSRGMKSALSVTLGLAARAPLTIFDEAYLGLDAPSRYAFYDEVLADYVAHPRTIVLSTHLIEEVGALFEEVVILHRGRLVAHEETETLRARGTAVTGPAAAVDAFVAGRTVLGTQQLGGTRSTTIFGTLDDSDRAAAHAAGLELGPIGLQDLFVHLTADNQKETRR from the coding sequence GTGACCGGCCTCGGTATCTCCACCAGCGGCCTCACCATCCGCTACGGCGACACCGTCGCCGTCGACTCGCTCGACCTCACCCTCGCCCCCGGCAAGATCTACGGACTGCTCGGGCGCAACGGCTCCGGCAAGACCAGCCTGCTCGCCGTACTGGCCGCCTTCCGGCAGGCGAGCAGCGGGACCGTCCAGGTCGGCGGTGCCGACCCGTTCGAGAACGCGGCCATCATGTCGCAGATCGCGTTCGTCCGGGACCGGGTCGACGCCCAGGACACCGACCGGGTCAGCTGCATCCTGGACCTTGCCGCGACGCTGCGCCCCAACTGGGACGCCGGCTACGCCGAACGCCTGATCGAGCGCTTCGACCTGCCCCGGCGCAAGCGGCTCAACGCCCTCAGCCGGGGCATGAAGTCCGCGCTCAGCGTCACCCTCGGGCTCGCCGCGCGGGCACCCCTGACCATTTTCGACGAGGCCTACCTCGGTCTCGACGCGCCCAGCCGGTACGCCTTCTACGACGAGGTGCTGGCCGACTACGTCGCCCACCCGCGCACCATCGTGCTCTCCACCCACCTCATCGAGGAGGTCGGCGCGCTGTTCGAGGAAGTGGTGATCCTGCACCGGGGCCGGCTGGTCGCCCACGAGGAGACCGAGACGCTACGCGCCCGGGGGACCGCGGTGACCGGCCCGGCCGCCGCCGTCGACGCGTTCGTCGCCGGACGCACCGTGCTCGGCACCCAGCAACTCGGCGGCACCCGCTCCACCACCATCTTCGGCACCCTCGACGACAGCGACCGGGCGGCCGCCCACGCCGCCGGTCTGGAGCTCGGCCCGATCGGGCTGCAGGACCTGTTCGTGCACCTGACCGCCGACAACCAGAAGGAGACGCGGCGATGA
- a CDS encoding GNAT family N-acetyltransferase, with the protein MTGPRPAAGGGGGPALTVRTATAADTEPLAELLAQASVVDPVVAWLIRDHALRYLTMHQFFTAELAFAVRHGIVDVVGHCDGVAIWYPHPADRLLGAEHQHRRLRSCGDRHGPYAHYTFAAGRLEPTGRHHHLAFLAAAPWLRRQGIGSALLAAHHARLDRIGMPAVAEASSQRQRTFYERHGYRVVRVAHLPAGGPPLWAMRRSGDPVDQPPLAAALRVG; encoded by the coding sequence GTGACCGGGCCGAGGCCAGCGGCCGGCGGCGGTGGCGGTCCGGCGCTGACCGTACGGACCGCCACCGCTGCCGACACCGAGCCGTTGGCGGAGTTGCTGGCGCAAGCCAGTGTGGTGGACCCGGTGGTGGCCTGGCTGATCAGAGATCACGCCCTGCGCTATCTGACGATGCACCAGTTCTTCACCGCCGAGTTGGCGTTCGCCGTCCGGCACGGGATCGTCGACGTCGTCGGGCACTGCGACGGGGTCGCTATCTGGTATCCGCACCCGGCCGACCGGCTCCTCGGGGCGGAGCATCAACACCGCAGGTTGCGGTCCTGCGGTGACCGGCACGGTCCGTACGCGCACTACACCTTCGCCGCCGGCCGGCTGGAGCCGACCGGCCGGCACCACCACCTGGCGTTCCTCGCGGCGGCGCCCTGGCTACGCCGCCAGGGCATCGGGTCGGCGCTGTTGGCCGCGCATCATGCCCGGCTCGACCGGATCGGCATGCCGGCCGTGGCCGAGGCCAGCAGCCAGCGGCAGCGGACGTTCTACGAACGCCACGGCTACCGCGTCGTCCGCGTCGCCCACCTGCCGGCGGGCGGGCCGCCGCTGTGGGCGATGCGCCGCTCCGGCGACCCGGTCGACCAACCACCCCTGGCAGCCGCACTCCGGGTCGGCTGA
- a CDS encoding DUF4126 domain-containing protein, giving the protein MFELLTGTGLAASAGLNAYIPLLTVGLLARYTSLITPPDGWQWISNGWVLAILAGLLAVELVADKVPVVDHVNDVVQTVVRPTAGGLAFGAGSSSETVTVSDPGEFFTSNQWIPVVVGVLIALGVHALKATARPVINTATAGVGAPVASTAEDVTSVVMSVVAILLPVLILVFLVVLVIGGPLLIRRVVHRRRERRAARAAGYRV; this is encoded by the coding sequence GTGTTCGAACTGCTGACCGGGACCGGGCTGGCGGCGTCCGCCGGGCTCAACGCGTACATCCCGCTGCTGACCGTGGGGCTGCTGGCCCGCTACACCAGCCTGATCACGCCGCCCGACGGGTGGCAGTGGATCAGCAACGGCTGGGTGCTGGCCATCCTCGCCGGGCTGCTCGCCGTCGAACTGGTCGCCGACAAGGTGCCGGTCGTCGACCACGTCAACGACGTGGTGCAGACGGTGGTCCGGCCGACCGCGGGCGGGCTGGCGTTCGGCGCCGGCTCGTCGTCGGAGACCGTGACGGTCAGCGATCCGGGCGAGTTCTTCACCTCGAACCAGTGGATCCCGGTGGTCGTCGGGGTGCTGATCGCACTCGGCGTACACGCGCTCAAGGCCACCGCCCGGCCGGTGATCAACACGGCGACCGCCGGGGTCGGCGCTCCGGTGGCCAGCACCGCCGAGGACGTCACCAGCGTGGTGATGTCGGTGGTGGCCATCCTGTTGCCGGTGCTGATCCTGGTCTTCCTGGTCGTGCTGGTGATCGGCGGGCCGCTGCTGATCCGTCGGGTCGTACACCGCCGCCGGGAACGCCGGGCCGCCCGCGCCGCCGGATACCGGGTCTGA
- a CDS encoding winged helix-turn-helix domain-containing protein, translated as MPKQQYQVLADELRAKIESGEWPPGTKLPSRSQLCREYDVSDTVVGKAMMILRATGLTETLEGVGVFVAEPR; from the coding sequence ATGCCCAAGCAGCAGTACCAAGTTCTGGCCGACGAACTACGAGCGAAGATCGAGTCTGGCGAGTGGCCACCGGGCACAAAGCTGCCCAGCCGCTCACAGCTCTGCCGCGAGTACGACGTCTCGGACACCGTCGTCGGCAAGGCGATGATGATCCTCCGTGCCACCGGGCTGACCGAGACCCTCGAAGGAGTCGGCGTGTTCGTGGCCGAACCGAGGTGA
- a CDS encoding AAA family ATPase, with the protein MPTLVVISGPPGAGKTTLAHLLARRIGCPAICRDEIKEGMVHSAGDFNAAPSDELTLRTLPTFFNVLQLLLTANEIEVDTSDGYRPGLDEIGAFVNVGR; encoded by the coding sequence ATGCCGACCCTTGTCGTCATCAGTGGACCACCGGGGGCTGGTAAGACGACGCTTGCCCACCTGCTCGCCCGGCGGATCGGCTGCCCGGCGATCTGCCGGGACGAGATCAAGGAGGGCATGGTCCACTCAGCCGGCGACTTCAACGCCGCACCGAGCGACGAGCTGACCCTTCGGACCCTGCCCACCTTCTTCAACGTGTTGCAACTGCTGCTGACCGCAAATGAGATCGAGGTGGACACCAGCGACGGCTATCGTCCTGGGCTCGACGAGATCGGCGCTTTCGTGAACGTTGGACGATGA
- a CDS encoding 3-hydroxyacyl-CoA dehydrogenase family protein codes for MAGRLAVIGAGLMGSGIAQVAAQAGWQVTMRDLDDAATARGVDGIRRSLEKFASKGTISADDVEAAIGRITTTTDLEAAADADIVVEAVFERIEIKHEVFRVLDKVCKADAVLATNTSAIPVTQIAAVTDRPESVVGTHFFSPVPMMKLCELVRGYKTSDATLATARAFAEEIGKTCVVVNRDIAGFVTTRLISALVVEAVQLVESGVVSAEDLDTACKLGFGHAMGPLATVDLTGADVLLNASKNIYADTADEKFFPPELLQRMVTAGDLGRKTGQGFYSY; via the coding sequence ATGGCGGGTCGGCTGGCAGTGATCGGTGCCGGGTTGATGGGATCGGGCATCGCCCAGGTCGCCGCCCAGGCGGGCTGGCAGGTCACGATGCGCGACCTCGACGACGCCGCCACCGCCCGGGGCGTCGACGGCATCCGACGGTCCCTGGAGAAGTTCGCCAGCAAGGGCACGATCAGCGCCGACGACGTCGAAGCGGCGATCGGCCGGATCACCACGACCACCGATCTGGAAGCGGCGGCCGACGCGGACATCGTCGTCGAGGCCGTCTTCGAGCGCATCGAGATCAAGCACGAGGTCTTCCGGGTCCTGGACAAGGTCTGCAAGGCGGACGCCGTTCTGGCCACCAACACCTCGGCGATCCCGGTGACCCAGATCGCCGCGGTCACCGACCGGCCCGAGTCGGTGGTCGGTACGCACTTCTTCTCCCCGGTGCCGATGATGAAGCTGTGCGAGCTGGTGCGCGGCTACAAGACCTCGGACGCCACGCTGGCCACCGCGCGGGCGTTCGCCGAGGAGATCGGCAAGACGTGCGTGGTGGTCAACCGGGACATCGCCGGCTTCGTCACCACCCGGTTGATCTCCGCGCTGGTCGTCGAGGCGGTGCAACTGGTCGAGTCCGGTGTGGTCTCCGCCGAGGACCTCGACACCGCGTGCAAGCTGGGCTTCGGCCACGCGATGGGTCCATTGGCGACCGTCGACCTGACCGGTGCGGACGTGCTGCTGAACGCGTCGAAGAACATCTACGCCGACACCGCCGACGAGAAGTTCTTCCCGCCGGAGCTGCTGCAGCGCATGGTCACCGCCGGCGATCTGGGTCGCAAGACCGGCCAGGGTTTCTACAGTTACTGA
- a CDS encoding GntR family transcriptional regulator produces the protein MFDDRSPIYQQIADKIKNDILSGALQEGEQVMSTNQYASYYRINPATAAKGFHQLIDEGVLFKKRGIGMFVSPNARETLRGQRRDRFFAEVVDPMLAEARIIGIPLADVVARIQQAAEAAGSQHAAEGEQQ, from the coding sequence GTGTTCGATGATCGAAGTCCGATCTATCAGCAGATAGCCGACAAGATCAAAAACGACATCCTGAGCGGGGCGCTGCAGGAGGGCGAGCAGGTCATGTCCACCAACCAGTACGCCAGCTACTACCGGATCAACCCCGCCACCGCCGCCAAGGGCTTCCATCAGCTCATCGACGAAGGCGTGCTGTTCAAGAAGCGCGGTATCGGCATGTTCGTCAGCCCCAACGCCCGCGAGACCCTGCGCGGCCAGCGCCGCGACCGGTTCTTCGCCGAGGTCGTCGACCCGATGCTCGCCGAGGCCCGGATCATCGGCATCCCGCTCGCCGACGTCGTCGCCCGCATCCAGCAAGCAGCAGAAGCTGCCGGCAGCCAGCACGCAGCAGAAGGGGAGCAGCAGTGA